A genomic window from Hypomesus transpacificus isolate Combined female chromosome 15, fHypTra1, whole genome shotgun sequence includes:
- the trarg1a gene encoding trafficking regulator of GLUT4 1, translated as MAVNTDTAFEKSTLGESVAAQPNESQETEKLLSAVTTEPGGNGMKMSSSFTVNVGGEKNLDPDQNGHSVPLRSGSAGHLGAPPLSPSRVSLSRTSSTGNAGVQEAQNPKDYLILVIISCFCPVWPVSIVALVYSIMSRNSLQSGDMDGAKRLGRLARLLSIVSIILGLLIIVVYVVVYVTSK; from the exons ATGGCTGTCAACACTGACACAGCATTTGAAAAATCTACACTTGGTGAAAGTGTTGCAGCGCAACCCAACGAGTCCCAAGAGACAGAAAAACTTCTCAGCGCCGTGACTACAGAGCCCGGTGGCAACGGAATGAAAATGTCCAGCTCCTTCACAGTCAACGTTGGGGGCGAAAAGAACCTCGACCCAGATCAGAATGGCCACAGTGTACCCCTCAGGTCGGGTTCGGCGGGACACCTGGGCGCTCCCCCGCTCTCCCCGTCCCGGGTCAGTTTGAGCCGCACCTCGTCCACCGGTAATGCTGGCGTTCAAGAGGCACAAAACCCCAAAGACTATCTCATACTCGTGATCATCTCCTGCTTCTGTCCTGTCTGGCCCGTCAGCATCGTAGCATTGGTATATTCAATTATG TCCAGAAACAGTCTCCAGTCAGGGGACATGGACGGGGCCAAGAGACTGGGTCGTCTGGCTCGCCTGCTCAGCATCGTGTCCATCATCCTGGGTCTGCTCATCATCGTGGTCTACGTGGTGGTCTACG TGACCAGTAAATAG
- the aipl1 gene encoding aryl-hydrocarbon-interacting protein-like 1, translating to MATDVGETLMLGVEGIKKTILYGGRGDQLPRFITGTKVVFHFRTQLCNDERTVLDDSKKVGVPMEVVIGNMFKLEIWETLLTSMRIGEVAEFWCDSTHTGLYPIVAKSLRRIAEGKDPVDWHIHTCGMANMFAYHSLGYDDLDELQKEPQPLFFVLELVKVEQPNEYNRESWALNDEERLKCVPVLHGQGNKLYKQGRYEDATQKYKEAIVCLKNIQMKEKAWEAPWLKLEKMGNTLTLNYCQCLLRMEEYYEVIEHTTDIVNQHPGVKKAFYLRGKAHMEVWNEAEAREDFRRVLDLDPGMEKAVKRELALLNMRLEEKNEEDKLKYKGMF from the exons ATGGCTACAGATGTAGGTGAAACCTTGATGCTAGGGGTGGAGGGGATCAAGAAGACCATCTtatatggaggaagaggagatcaGCTACCCAGATTCATCACAGGAACTAAG GTGGTCTTTCACTTCCGCACCCAGCTGTGCAACGATGAGCGCACGGTATTGGATGACAGCAAGAAGGTTGGCGTGCCCATGGAGGTGGTGATTGGGAACATGTTCAAGTTGGAAATCTGGGAGACACTGCTCACCTCCATGAGAATTGGAGAGGTGGCTGAGTTCTGGTGCGATAGCACG CACACTGGCCTCTATCCCATTGTGGCCAAGAGTCTGCGGCGCATTGCGGAGGGCAAGGACCCCGTGGACTGGCACATCCACACCTGTGGCATGGCCAACATGTTTGCCTACCACAGCTTGGGCTATGATGACCTGGACGAGCTGCAAAAGGAGCCGCAGCCTCTGTTCTTTGTCTTGGAGCTGGTCAAG GTAGAGCAGCCCAATGAGTACAACAGGGAGTCATGGGCCTTGAATGATGAGGAGAGGCTGAAATGTGTGCCAGTGCTGCATGGTCAGGGCAACAAGCTGTATAAACAGGGACGCTACGAGGATGCCACACAAAAATACAAAGAAGCCATTGTCTGTCTCAAGAACATTCAAATGAAG GAGAAGGCATGGGAGGCTCCATGGTTGAAGTTGGAAAAGATGGGCAACACTCTGACTCTCAACTACTGCCAGTGTCTGCTACGCATGGAAGAATATTATGAGGTCATCGAGCACACCACTGACATCGTCAACCAGCACCCAG GAGTGAAGAAGGCTTTCTACCTGCGTGGTAAAGCCCACATGGAGGTGTGGAACGAGGCTGAGGCCAGGGAGGACTTCAGGAGGGTCCTGGACCTGGACCCTGGCATGGAAAAAGCAGTGAAGAGGGAGCTGGCGCTGCTCAACATGCGCCTAGAGGAGAAGAACGAAGAGGACAAGCTGAAGTACAAGGGCATGTTCTGA